Proteins from one Mycobacterium sp. SMC-2 genomic window:
- a CDS encoding NADP-dependent succinic semialdehyde dehydrogenase codes for MPIATINPATGETVKTFTPATDEEVDAAIARAYARFQDYRHNTTFAQRAQWANATADLLEKEADEVAAMMTLEMGKTLASAKAETLKCAKGFRYYAENAEQLLADEPADAAKVGAAKAYTRYQPLGVVLAVMPWNFPLWQAVRFAAPALMAGNVGILKHASNVPQTALYLADVIARAGFPDGCFQTLLVPSSAVERILRDPRVAAATLTGSEPAGQSVAAIAGDEIKPTVLELGGSDPFIVMPSADLDEAVKTAVTARVQNNGQSCIAAKRFIIHADIYDAFVDKFTERMTALKVGDPTDPDTDVGPLATESGRDDIAKQVDDAAAAGATIRLGGKPIDGPGWFYPPTVVTDITKDMALYTDEVFGPVASMYRAANIDEAIEIANATTFGLGSNAWTRDEAEQQRFIDEIEAGQVFINGMTVSYPELGFGGIKRSGYGRELAGHGIREFCNAKTVWVGESESGSASGNTKVE; via the coding sequence GTGCCCATCGCCACCATCAACCCGGCTACCGGCGAGACAGTGAAGACCTTCACCCCGGCGACCGACGAGGAAGTCGACGCGGCCATCGCCCGCGCGTACGCCCGGTTCCAGGACTACCGCCATAACACCACCTTTGCCCAGCGCGCGCAGTGGGCAAACGCAACCGCGGACCTGTTGGAGAAGGAGGCCGACGAGGTCGCCGCGATGATGACCCTGGAGATGGGCAAGACACTGGCATCGGCGAAGGCCGAAACGCTCAAGTGCGCCAAGGGTTTTCGATACTACGCCGAAAACGCCGAACAGCTACTGGCCGACGAGCCGGCCGACGCCGCCAAGGTCGGCGCCGCCAAGGCCTACACCCGCTACCAGCCGCTCGGCGTGGTGCTGGCGGTGATGCCGTGGAACTTCCCGCTCTGGCAGGCCGTCCGCTTCGCCGCGCCGGCGCTGATGGCCGGCAACGTCGGCATCCTCAAGCACGCCTCGAACGTGCCGCAGACGGCGCTGTACCTGGCCGACGTCATCGCCCGCGCCGGCTTCCCCGACGGCTGCTTCCAGACGCTGCTGGTCCCCTCCAGCGCCGTCGAGCGCATCCTGCGCGATCCCCGCGTCGCCGCGGCCACCCTGACCGGCAGCGAGCCGGCCGGCCAGTCGGTCGCCGCCATCGCCGGCGACGAGATCAAACCCACCGTGCTCGAGCTCGGCGGCAGCGACCCCTTTATCGTGATGCCGTCCGCGGACCTCGACGAGGCCGTCAAGACCGCGGTCACCGCGCGAGTGCAGAACAACGGCCAGTCCTGCATCGCCGCCAAGCGGTTCATCATCCACGCCGACATCTACGACGCATTCGTCGACAAGTTCACCGAGCGGATGACCGCGCTCAAGGTGGGCGACCCGACCGACCCCGACACCGACGTGGGGCCGCTGGCCACCGAGTCGGGCCGCGACGACATCGCCAAGCAGGTCGACGACGCGGCTGCGGCGGGCGCCACGATCCGCCTCGGCGGCAAGCCCATCGACGGGCCGGGCTGGTTCTACCCGCCGACCGTGGTCACCGACATCACCAAAGACATGGCGCTCTACACCGACGAGGTCTTCGGCCCGGTCGCGTCGATGTACCGTGCGGCCAACATCGACGAGGCCATCGAGATCGCCAACGCCACCACCTTTGGGCTGGGCTCCAACGCCTGGACCCGCGACGAGGCCGAGCAGCAGCGCTTCATCGACGAGATCGAGGCCGGCCAGGTCTTCATCAACGGGATGACGGTGTCCTACCCGGAGCTTGGCTTCGGCGGCATCAAGCGATCCGGCTACGGCCGCGAACTCGCGGGCCATGGGATCCGCGAGTTCTGCAACGCCAAGACCGTCTGGGTCGGCGAGTCGGAGAGCGGCTCCGCGTCGGGCAACACAAAGGTCGAGTAG
- a CDS encoding acetolactate synthase large subunit, producing the protein MSKAAELMVKCLENEGVSVVFGLPGEENIRFVQALASSSIRYVLTRHEQGAAFMAEMYGRVTGRAAVVSSTLGPGAINMQLGVADATTNSTPLVAVSAQVGHDRQFKESHQYVDLVSMFAPITRWAAGVPTARAIPEMFRKAFKVAETERPAAVYLAVPEHIDADETDYDLTPLPRNVVRPDAPAPGQIERAVDILRNAKRPVVLAGHGAARGNATAALVRFSDEFGISVANTFHGKGVMPDDHPNSIGTIGFMRHDYVNFGFDNADVVIAVGYELQEFDPVRINPQADKKIIHIHRFPAEVDAHYSVDVGIIGDISASLQALTDALDGHTYEADPEVPGHGLLAEEFARGQQDSRYPLAPARVVADTRAALGRSDVVLVDTGATKMWMARLYPTYECNTCLVSNGLSTMGFALPGALGVKLARPDSKVLAVVGDGAFMMNSQEIETAVRERIPLVVLIWEDDGYGLIEWKMDLELGAHYYVKFGNPDVVKYAESFGAKGYRINSADELLPTLRAALDDAGVSLICCPVDYSENLRLTDRLGELDETL; encoded by the coding sequence ATGAGTAAAGCCGCCGAGCTGATGGTCAAGTGCTTGGAAAACGAGGGCGTCTCCGTGGTCTTCGGCCTGCCGGGGGAGGAGAACATCCGGTTCGTGCAGGCGCTGGCGTCGTCGAGCATCCGCTACGTGCTCACCCGGCACGAGCAGGGGGCGGCGTTCATGGCCGAGATGTACGGGCGGGTCACCGGGCGGGCGGCGGTGGTGTCGAGCACGCTGGGTCCGGGCGCGATCAACATGCAGCTGGGCGTGGCCGACGCGACCACCAACAGCACGCCGTTGGTCGCCGTCTCCGCGCAGGTGGGTCACGACCGGCAGTTCAAGGAGTCGCACCAGTACGTCGACCTGGTCTCGATGTTCGCGCCCATCACGCGGTGGGCCGCCGGGGTGCCCACCGCGCGCGCCATACCCGAGATGTTCCGCAAGGCGTTCAAGGTCGCCGAGACCGAACGCCCGGCCGCGGTCTATCTGGCCGTCCCCGAGCACATCGACGCCGACGAGACCGACTACGACCTGACACCGTTGCCGCGCAACGTCGTTCGCCCCGACGCGCCCGCACCCGGTCAGATCGAGCGGGCGGTCGACATCCTGCGCAATGCGAAGCGGCCGGTGGTGCTGGCCGGGCACGGCGCAGCCCGCGGCAATGCGACCGCGGCCCTGGTCCGGTTCTCCGACGAATTCGGCATCTCGGTGGCCAACACCTTCCACGGCAAGGGCGTGATGCCCGACGATCATCCCAACAGCATCGGGACCATCGGGTTCATGCGGCACGACTACGTCAACTTCGGCTTCGACAACGCCGACGTGGTCATCGCGGTCGGCTACGAGCTGCAAGAGTTCGATCCGGTCCGGATCAACCCGCAGGCCGACAAGAAAATCATCCACATCCATCGGTTCCCGGCCGAGGTCGATGCGCATTATTCGGTGGATGTCGGGATCATCGGCGACATCAGCGCCTCGTTGCAGGCATTGACCGATGCGCTGGACGGACACACCTACGAGGCCGATCCGGAGGTTCCCGGCCACGGCCTGCTCGCCGAGGAATTCGCTCGCGGACAACAGGATTCACGCTATCCACTGGCACCGGCACGGGTGGTCGCCGACACCCGCGCCGCCCTGGGTCGCAGCGACGTCGTCCTGGTCGACACCGGCGCCACCAAGATGTGGATGGCGCGGCTTTACCCGACGTACGAATGCAACACCTGCCTGGTGTCAAACGGCTTGTCCACCATGGGGTTTGCACTGCCGGGCGCTCTCGGTGTCAAGCTGGCGCGGCCCGACTCGAAGGTGCTGGCGGTCGTCGGGGACGGTGCGTTCATGATGAACTCGCAGGAGATCGAGACCGCCGTCCGCGAACGGATACCGCTGGTGGTGCTGATCTGGGAGGACGACGGTTACGGCTTGATCGAATGGAAGATGGACCTCGAGCTCGGCGCGCACTACTACGTGAAGTTCGGCAATCCCGATGTGGTGAAGTATGCCGAAAGCTTCGGCGCCAAGGGGTACCGGATCAACAGCGCCGACGAGCTGCTGCCGACGCTGCGGGCCGCGCTTGACGACGCCGGTGTCTCCCTGATCTGCTGCCCGGTCGACTACTCGGAGAACCTGCGGCTGACCGACCGGCTCGGCGAGCTGGACGAGACGCTGTAA